The genomic region TCGATGGGCGTTGCAAGCTCGAAGGTTCGCGCCATAGCTGTTGGTTCTCTGTTTCGGACCGTTTCTGGTGTCAGCAGAGCATGGGCGGCTGACTCCCAAGCCCGTGAATATCACGCCACCCATACGCGACTTCTTTCAATTGTGCATTCCCGATCATGATCTCTTGTTCCGTGACGTACTGCCCACCCAACGTTTCATAAAAGGCACGCGCCGGATTGTCTGCTAACACCCAGACCAGCATGGTCGACAACCCGTGCTGCAACAAGCCGTCGACCACAGCCTGGAACAACTGCCGCCCGACGCCGTGTCGCTGACAGTCAGCGAGGAGATAGATCGCATAGAGTTCTCCGGTGTAGAGCGGATGGCCAGTCCGCTCGGTGCCACTCGACGCAAACCCGGTGATTTCTCCTGAGGCTCCCTCGGCAACGTACAACGCTGCCGGACCACATACAGTCGACGCGACGTGTTCCCAAAACTGGCCTTGCTGTTCATAGGACAGATTTGCCAGGTAGTCGGCAGGGACGATGCCAGCATAAGTGGTCCGCCAGCTCTCGACCTGCACCCGGGCAATGGCTGGGGCATCAGTCACGTACGCTGCTCTTACTCTCATACGCACGGCATCTCCTATATCACTTTGTCACGCCTGAGGCTCACGTTGTATGACGCGAGCTCTTTCGTGTCGCTTATATGTCACACTCTGTTTCTACCTACGGTGCCCAGAGGTACGACCGCGTAACAGGATCGTTCACGGGCTCGCCACGGCGCATTTACGGCACACATGCCGCAGTGATCATCTGGCTTCCAGTGAGCGGTCGAGCCAGAGTTGCCGTCCGCCCGCCCAACGTGGTCGCTCTGAACGGAACCCGAACGTTCTGTACAAGGCGAGCGCCTCCAGCTTGCGCTCGTTGGTGTTAAGCCCGATGGATCGACACCCGTTTTCACGCGCACGATTCAGCGCAAACTCTATGAGCTGTCGCCCGACGCCACGACGCCGTGCGGCGGGCACCACAAAGACGTCTTCCAGTTCTGCCTCCAATCCTGAGACCCAGGCTGAGTAGCGATAGCGACACTGTACATACCCCAGCCTCGCTCCGCGGTCGTCGCACCCCACGAAGAACTCAACTCCGGTGTCCTGCAGGAGCTGCGCAATCGAGACACGAAAGGCCTCCTCTGACGGTGTCACGTGGGTGAGGTGATCACGAAAGGCCACGGCCAGACGGACAAGGGCTTCAAGATCTGCGGCACTCGCTATGCGCACGGTCACGGACGATTCCACGTTAGTCATCTCGCACGCCTCTGTGACACCGCTTCACATGTCGCACCGGGGAAGCGTTTCCCTGCCTCTGCCAACGCGTGGTTTCCCGGAAGGCGTAACTATTCAGAACAGTTGCTTTTACCAATCAGCCCCTTCCGGTTCACAGACAGTGGCGTGCCTTACCAGTCCTCCAGATCAATCTTCAGGGCGTTCAGATTACGGGCCATCATATTCCAGAAGGCAATGGCGGCTGTGAGATCGAGGAGATGCTGCTGCCCGATGCGGTCCTGCACGCGACGATACAACTCGTCATCCACCTGACCTTTGAGCGTCAGGTCTTCAGCGTACTTGATGATCTCCTTGTCGTCACTACTAAACAGCCCACTCGTGGCATACGGGGCAATAGTATCGATCTGGGCGCGGGAGATGCCGGTGTGTTCGGCAATCGGAATGTGGCGCACGAAGCCGTAGTTGCAGTGCAGGCGGTTCATGAGGGTGAGGACCGCCAGCTCCCGCAGGCGTGGATCCAGCGTGGACTCGCGCATGAAATAGTCGCCCAAGGGAAAGACGCGCCGTGCAAGCTTCGGACTATTGGCCAGTGCTTTAACCACATTCGGCACATCGCGCAGTTTGAATTGCCCAGCACAGTTCTCATACAGCTCTTTGACCTCTGGGGGGCCTGGTCTTTTTGCACATAGGGAATCCGTGCCATCGAGAGCTTCCTCCTTTTGTTTTGTGAGATCGTCCCTCGTTGTTTGCAGTCCACAGACTCGTCGAGAAGGCCGTTCTTCGCCCTTCGGCACGCTCACGGCGAGCGCTGTCGCAGGGCAAAGGGAGAGGTTTTCAACCACTCGATGTGGAGCCCTTATCCGAGCGCTTTTTCCACCGCACTCCACTCCACCAGCGGTGTCAGGCGGCGTTTGGCCACCACGCCCGAACTCACTGCTTTGGAAAACCCATCAAAGGTGAGCGCATGGTCCTGGATGTCAAGGATGAGCACGATTTTGGGCTCTTCATTCGATCCCCACGGTCCCGCCTTCAAGGTCACGCCAGGCGGGAATCCATTCTTAATCGCCCCCTGGATGAGCGCGACCCCTTTCTTCGCGGCCTCTGGGCTGTCTACGTTGAAGTAGATTTCGTCTAAATAGAGCGGCATATATTTATCCTCCTTTCACCATCACGGTGATGTGTATGATGTACTGTTGGTCGACAGGGTGAATCCGGTGTCATTTGTGTACTTTCTGTGACGTTGCTACGGTCAGGTGTTATTGACAGCGCGGCATGACCTCTCTGGCGAATCGTTCCATCGAGCGTCTGACAGTTGATAGCGCTGCTGCTCAGATTGCCACGCGGCGCGTGGGAGTTGTTCGAAAAAGCCGAAGCGCATGGTCCCTCCTTTTCGCTACGGTACCGCCCTCTGCGAGCCCATGTCGCACCACCGATGTTGCTTTCGCCATAGATCAAAACTGACGACTCTGTCAAGCAACGATCGGAACCGCGCATCGATCAGGATGCTAGTAACGGTGAGGTGGAAGTGCGGTCATCTCCCTTGCCAACAACAGCTGCAGGAGGTCGACAGGCGTGCGGAGGCAGTACCCTCTGCTAGACCGGACGTGCCAGGATGTCGTTGAGTGATTGACCACCCACGTCCGTCGCTTCCAGCTTGGCGCGATAGCGAATCGCTATGCGCAAGAAACGAAACCGCCAGCGATCGGCGTCGCGCCGTACGCGATGCTGATACGTGCCGATCAACACCCGATCGTTGGCGACGATCTCGAAAAAGTACGCCAAGGTGGTGGCTTCATCGCCATCGAGCGCGATCTGCATGTTCGTGATGATATGCCCGGTGACGAACATCGGCTTGGCGTCGTGTGACACGACGGCTCCGGTCCGTCGATAAAAGTCGTTGATGATCGCCTGGCGGCCGCGATACTGCCCATCCATTCCCTTGACCAAATGGTCCAGTCCATGCATCTCGAGGACCGCATCTTCGGTAAACACGTCGCGGAGGGCGGTCCAATTCGCCGAATCGAGTCGATGGCAATAGTCCAGCCACGTCTGCCGAATGGCTTCGAGGTCTTCTAGACGCGCAAGACGGGCCATCACGTCGTCGCACTTGTCGCTCATATCATCCCTCTTTCCCGTCAAAGGCTTACCTTTCCGATTCTTTTCATAAGGACCGATGCAATCTGCTGTCACGTCATGGTCTCTATAGCAGAAGGACGAGGAGCAGCGACCGGGGGAGTCGGAACTGGCTGTTCTCCCAGGTCAATCTCGTGCTCCGGATGAATCCCGAGCCAAAAGAACGCACCGACAAAGGCCAGTGCGGCAGCAACATACACGGCACGGTTCCAGCCACAGTGCTGCGCCAGGTACGGAGTCAACGTAGGCGACACAGTCCCCGCGACATTCCCGCCCATGTTCATGAGCCCGGACACTGCTCCAGCGTATGGCTTCGCCAAGTCAATCGTCGTCGCCCAGTATGCGGCGACACTTAACAATAACATGCCCTCGCCAAGTGAGAGTGCGATCACAGACAGATAGGGGTCAGACGTGGCCGCACCACAATACATCAATAGTGATGCCACGAGCGGACAGCAAAACCCGAGGCCACAGGGTCCGACGCGTTTCCCATACCCTCGGCTCAGCCTACCGGACAGCCAGCCGCCGACCGGTGCTGCTGCGGCACTGATAAAAAAAGGCGCGGTGCTGAACCACCCACCACTGACCAATGAGAAGCCCCCGACATTCACCAGATACAGGTAGAACCAGGAAAAGTAGATGTAGCTAATATAGCCCAACGTGCCGTATGACAAGGTAAGACACCATAGATCTGGACGTGTGAGCAGCACCCTCCATGGAGTGCCGCGGGACGCTGCGGAGGCGCTGGATGTGGGTTCTCCTCCCGACGCGATCAAGGCGCGTTCCGCATCATTCACCCAGGCATGCTGTTCCGGTCGATCTGTGATGAACCAGTAGCACAGCAACGCAACCAGCATCCCAACTGCACCGACAATATAGAAGGCCGCACGCCAACCCAGATGCAGCATGATCCACACCATCAGTGGTGGCGTCAGCGCAGCACCCAGTGCACTGCCACTGGTTGTGATCCCCAATGCCAAGCCATGCTCACCTGGAGCCATCCAATTGGCGACCACACGATTATAGTTTGGTGGTCCAGCCGCTTCCCCAACTCCGATTAATGCGCGCACGACAATGAATGAACCGACCACGCCGATGGCCGATGTGAGCAGCCAATCGCCAGCGAGTGCAGTGACGGCAGTGAAGGCAGACCACCCGAAGATCGCGCCTGCGAGTACGTGTCGTGGGCCGAATCTGTCACCAAGTGTGCCACCCGTGATTTGCAAGACGGCATAACCAAAGACGAAGGCACTGAAGATCCAGCCCATCTGGACATCACTCAGACCATACTCCGGCATGATGTACTTGGCCGCGATCGAGATGTTCACCCGGTCGATGAACATCAACTCCCCGATACCAAAGATCACGGTGAGGATGAGCCAACGGGTATGGGTGGGCGCTGTGTTCATCATGGACGATTACGACAGACCGGAACCTTGCTGCTGGTTCTGCTGATCCTGGCCTTACTCCAGATGGGATGCTGTCGTCAAGCTGTACTGCGATTTTCGCGAGCGACACAGGGGGCGTGCGACGATAGACGAATCAGCAACCAAAAGTCTTGCAGTCCGGCTTTCGCCTGGGGTATGTTCCGGCCAGGTGGTGTTGTTTTCCTCTTTGTCTTGATGCGATACTGAGTCTGGTGACGCTACGAAGGAGGGACCCTATGCCGGAGTATGATGTCCTGGTTGTGGGTGGTGGCGTAGCAGGACTGCGCGCAGCGCTTGCCGCGCACGAAGCCGGAGCACGGGTGGTGGTCGTCAGCAAAACCCATCCCGTGCGGAGTCATACGGTTGCTTCGCCTGGCGGCTTGAACGCGGAGCTGAGCCCTGACGATTCCGCTGCACGACATGCGCAAGACAGTGAAGCAGCGGGAAGAGGCCTGTGCGAGACCGAGGCGTTGACGGTATTGTCTCGCGAGGCCGCAGACGAGGTACTTCGTCTCGATCATTGCGGCGTGCCCTTCGCACGCACGAGTGCAGGAACACTGGCGTTCCGGCAGTTGACCGGCAGTGGCACTCCGCGCGCCGTGTTTGCCGCCGATATCACTGGTCATGTCGTGCTGCAGACGCTCTACGAGCAACTGCTCAAGGCGCAGATCCCGTCGTATGATGAGTGGCAAGTCCTCTCACTCCTTGTCGATGAGGGGCAATGCTGCGGTGTTGTCGCGTTAGACCAACGCACGAGCACCCTTACCGCATTCACCGCTCCCGCAGTGATTCTCGCGACGGATGGTGCTGGACGAGTGTACCAACGCAGCACGGCGGCACGATCGTGTACGGGCGATGGGATGAGTTTCGCTTATCGCGCTGGCGTGCGGCTCGTGGATATGGAGATGGTGCAATACCATCCGTTGGGTTTTCATTCCCATCGCGCGTTTGCCTCGGAAGCGGCGCTAGCTGAGGGCGCACTATTGTGTGATTCGACTGGACAGCCGCTGCTGCAACCCAACGGTCCGCTGTTACGGGATTCGTTATGTCGCACGATGGCGCAGACGGCGGGAGCAGCGCGCAGGGACAGTCCCTTTCTGCTTGATATGCGACCGATTGGGAAACAGGTGCTGACGTCGCGTTTTCCGTATTTGCAGCGCGTTGCCACTGAGTTAGCTGGTATCGCGCTTGATCGTGAGCCGTTACCGGTGCGTCCTCTCGCGCATCGCCTCCTTGGTGGTATCGAAACCATCTTGGATGGCGTGACCACTGTGCCTGGCCTCTTTGCTACCGGTGAATGCGCGTGGCACGGGGTCCACGGTGCCAACGGCCTTGCAGGCAATACACTCACATCCTGTGTGGTGTTCGGGCGACGTGCAGGTGTCGCTGCAGCCGCCTATGCCAAGACCACACGACCAGCGCCAGTCGCGCAAGCGCTGGTGACAGATGAGCAGAGACGCGTACAGGAGATTTTCGCGCGCCCGGCTGGTGAGGATACCGTACCCAAGATCAGTCATGAATTAACGACCGTTATGGATGCGCATGTGGGGTTGGTGCGGGAGCGTGAAGGTCTTGCTGTCGCTGCGCAGGAACTGACAGCGCTACAACAGCGCTACGCGCAGGTTTCATTGCGACACCACGGCAAAATGTACAACGCCGAACTCCTAGCCTTCTTTGAACTCGCGTCTTTGCTCGATGTCGCCGCGGCGATCGTCAACGCTGCACAGACGAGAACGGAAAGTCGCGGCGTCCACTTTCGCAGTGATTTTCCGCTGACGAACGACCAGGAATGGCGCCAGCATACGCTGGTTTCACATGGAGGGAATGGTCCGATGGTGGCCACGCGTCCGGTCAATGCACTTCTTTCGCCCTGACGCATGAGCCGCAAGACGTTTGCAGAAAAAAAGGAGGGACACGATGCACGCGACCTTTAAAGTCCAGCGCTTTGATCCTGCGCAGCCACAACAGGCCGGTCCAGTAACGTATCAGATGGACTTGCCAGATTGGGCCACGATTGTGGATGGGTTGACGCGCATCTGCGAGGAACACGACCCGAGTCTGGCGTTCCGTGCCAATTGTGAACGCGGGGCATGTGGAGATTGCGCACTCCGAGTGAATAAGAAAGGCGTGCTCGGGTGCACGACCCGAGTCGTAGATGTGGTCGGGAAAGATGGGGTGGTCACGGTCGAGCCGATGCGCCACATCCCGGTGGTGAAGGACCTGGTCTATGACATGGAGGCGTTTCTGTGGCGTAAGATCCGTGCCGTGACCCCGTGGATCACACCACAGACGGCTGAACCCAACGGCACGGCTTCTGTAGCCGAAGAGCAACTCGCCGAGGTGCGCACCGCTATGAGCTGCGTGATGTGTGGTCTGTGTGACGAAGGGTGTACGGTCGTTGCGGTGGATCGTGAATTTGTCGGTCCTGCCGCGTTGACCAAGGCCTATCGCGCGATTTTCGATCCACGGGATAGCCGTCATAGCGAACGGCTCAAGGAAATCAGTGAACCGCGCGGCGTGTGGGACTGCGCGCATTGCTTCGAGGCCAATGGTCACTGCCCGCTGGGCATTGAGCCGACGTCACGCATCTTCGAGATCCGCGATGAAGCGATTCGCCAGGGCGTTCGCTCTGGTGCGCATAATCCCAAGGTGCGACGGCACTACGAGAGCTTTGTGAAATCCGTGAAGCAG from Deltaproteobacteria bacterium harbors:
- a CDS encoding FAD-dependent oxidoreductase; this translates as MPEYDVLVVGGGVAGLRAALAAHEAGARVVVVSKTHPVRSHTVASPGGLNAELSPDDSAARHAQDSEAAGRGLCETEALTVLSREAADEVLRLDHCGVPFARTSAGTLAFRQLTGSGTPRAVFAADITGHVVLQTLYEQLLKAQIPSYDEWQVLSLLVDEGQCCGVVALDQRTSTLTAFTAPAVILATDGAGRVYQRSTAARSCTGDGMSFAYRAGVRLVDMEMVQYHPLGFHSHRAFASEAALAEGALLCDSTGQPLLQPNGPLLRDSLCRTMAQTAGAARRDSPFLLDMRPIGKQVLTSRFPYLQRVATELAGIALDREPLPVRPLAHRLLGGIETILDGVTTVPGLFATGECAWHGVHGANGLAGNTLTSCVVFGRRAGVAAAAYAKTTRPAPVAQALVTDEQRRVQEIFARPAGEDTVPKISHELTTVMDAHVGLVREREGLAVAAQELTALQQRYAQVSLRHHGKMYNAELLAFFELASLLDVAAAIVNAAQTRTESRGVHFRSDFPLTNDQEWRQHTLVSHGGNGPMVATRPVNALLSP
- a CDS encoding GNAT family N-acetyltransferase, producing the protein MTNVESSVTVRIASAADLEALVRLAVAFRDHLTHVTPSEEAFRVSIAQLLQDTGVEFFVGCDDRGARLGYVQCRYRYSAWVSGLEAELEDVFVVPAARRRGVGRQLIEFALNRARENGCRSIGLNTNERKLEALALYRTFGFRSERPRWAGGRQLWLDRSLEAR
- a CDS encoding GNAT family N-acetyltransferase, producing MRVRAAYVTDAPAIARVQVESWRTTYAGIVPADYLANLSYEQQGQFWEHVASTVCGPAALYVAEGASGEITGFASSGTERTGHPLYTGELYAIYLLADCQRHGVGRQLFQAVVDGLLQHGLSTMLVWVLADNPARAFYETLGGQYVTEQEIMIGNAQLKEVAYGWRDIHGLGSQPPMLC
- a CDS encoding MFS transporter, which codes for MMNTAPTHTRWLILTVIFGIGELMFIDRVNISIAAKYIMPEYGLSDVQMGWIFSAFVFGYAVLQITGGTLGDRFGPRHVLAGAIFGWSAFTAVTALAGDWLLTSAIGVVGSFIVVRALIGVGEAAGPPNYNRVVANWMAPGEHGLALGITTSGSALGAALTPPLMVWIMLHLGWRAAFYIVGAVGMLVALLCYWFITDRPEQHAWVNDAERALIASGGEPTSSASAASRGTPWRVLLTRPDLWCLTLSYGTLGYISYIYFSWFYLYLVNVGGFSLVSGGWFSTAPFFISAAAAPVGGWLSGRLSRGYGKRVGPCGLGFCCPLVASLLMYCGAATSDPYLSVIALSLGEGMLLLSVAAYWATTIDLAKPYAGAVSGLMNMGGNVAGTVSPTLTPYLAQHCGWNRAVYVAAALAFVGAFFWLGIHPEHEIDLGEQPVPTPPVAAPRPSAIETMT
- a CDS encoding nuclear transport factor 2 family protein, which gives rise to MSDKCDDVMARLARLEDLEAIRQTWLDYCHRLDSANWTALRDVFTEDAVLEMHGLDHLVKGMDGQYRGRQAIINDFYRRTGAVVSHDAKPMFVTGHIITNMQIALDGDEATTLAYFFEIVANDRVLIGTYQHRVRRDADRWRFRFLRIAIRYRAKLEATDVGGQSLNDILARPV
- a CDS encoding succinate dehydrogenase/fumarate reductase iron-sulfur subunit, yielding MHATFKVQRFDPAQPQQAGPVTYQMDLPDWATIVDGLTRICEEHDPSLAFRANCERGACGDCALRVNKKGVLGCTTRVVDVVGKDGVVTVEPMRHIPVVKDLVYDMEAFLWRKIRAVTPWITPQTAEPNGTASVAEEQLAEVRTAMSCVMCGLCDEGCTVVAVDREFVGPAALTKAYRAIFDPRDSRHSERLKEISEPRGVWDCAHCFEANGHCPLGIEPTSRIFEIRDEAIRQGVRSGAHNPKVRRHYESFVKSVKQSGWLDEGRLAIESEGLLNLPGLLKLLPIAARALVRRKAPIPYLHHRRPGAKEIRQIIDKAEEGKL